The window ACTCAAGCTATGCAAACTTGAGTTTTAAATATTTTATTAATTTTTTTCTTCCTCTATTTCTTCTTCCCCATCATAATTCTCATTGTCTAATCCTTCTTTTTCATAGTCTTCTCTAGTATATCCGTTGAAGTCATATCCCTCTTGATTAAATCCATCTTTATCATATCCTTCAGGATCATATAAAGTATTAGTTACTTTATGTTTTCCAATACTTTTTCCCTCAATATAAAATCCTCTTTCATCAGTTTGAGTTCCACAAGCGCTCATAACTATCAATAAAAAAAATATACCAATTATTTTTTTCACAAAATCACTCCCTTATAATATCATTTAAGGAATTTCCCCACATACATATTACAATATTTATCAGGAAAAATCAAACATTATAAGTTAGTATTAAATATTTTAATAACATTTAAATAAAAATTAATATTCTATAACCCTAATTTTTTCTTTATACAGAATTTTTGATAATTTATTTATTTCTCTTGATTAATAAATAATTATATATAAAAAAGTTGTAGATTTAAATTTCTACAACTAAAAAATAAAGTATGCTATTATTATCTATTTTGAAAATTAATGGCGCTCCCAAGAGGAATCGAACCCCTAACCCTCTGATCCGAAGTCAGATGCTCTATCCGATTGAGCTATGGAAGCCTTTTTATCTATTTTATTTATTAATTTCTTTCATCTATTAGTTTAGCTGCTATTTTTCTTGCAATATTTTCTAATCTTTCCAAGTCTTCAGTTTTTGGAGTTCCTTTCACTTCTACAGATTCTGCTACTACTTCTATTCCTTTCAGACCACTAGCAAAAGCTTCTATTCCTCTTACTCCTCCACCACTCCACATCATAGTTCCAAATATTCCTAAATATCTATTTTTTAATCCATAATTTTCTAATTTATGAAGTAATGGTTGAACTTTAGGATAAACTGAATTGTTATGTGCACAAGAACCAATTACTAACCCTTTATATTTCCATATTTCAGCAACTATAAAAGAATGGTCTGTTTTGGAAGCATCATATATTTTTACTTCTTTTATTCCTTGAGCATTTAATTCTCTTCCTATAATTTCAGCCATTTTAGCTGTATTTCCATACATGCTTCCATAAACTATTACTACTCCCTCTTCTTCTGGAAGAAGCTGAGCCCAAGTACTATATAAAGATATAACTTTTGCTATGTCCTTTCTCCATATCAACCCATGAGAAGGACATATAAGTTTAATTTCAAATCCAGCAAGTTTTTTAATCGCACTAGTAACCTGTGCCCCATATTTTCCTACTATATTTGCATAATATCTTCTCATTTCATCAATATAAAAATCAAAATTTACTTCGTCATCAAATATTCCTCCATCTAGCGCTCCAAATCCTCCAAAAGCATCATTAGAAAAAAGAATTTTTTCAGTAATATCATAAGTTACCATTGATTCTGGCCAATGCACCATTGGTATCATAGCAAAAGTAAGCTTATGTTTTCCCAAATCCAATATATCTCCTTCTTTTATAGTAACAAAGTTTTCATCTGGAAATTCAATATTGAAAGCTCTAAGCATTCCTAAAGTTTTAGAATTTCCAACTATTTTTACATTTGGAAAAACTCTCAATACATCTTTTAAGCCACTTGAATGATCTGGTTCTACATGATTGATAACTATATAATCAAGATTTTTTCCATCAAGTCCCAACATCACTTTTTCAATATAAAGAGCTGAACTGCCAAATTCAACCGCATCTATAACACAAGTTTTTTCATCATTTATCAGATACGAATTATATGCAACTCCATATGGTAATGGCATATAGTTTTCAAATCTTTCAGTTTTTCTGTCATTAACACCTATCCATGATACATCATTTGTAACTTTAGTACAACAATACATTTCTT of the Fusobacterium sp. genome contains:
- a CDS encoding FprA family A-type flavoprotein, which produces MYCCTKVTNDVSWIGVNDRKTERFENYMPLPYGVAYNSYLINDEKTCVIDAVEFGSSALYIEKVMLGLDGKNLDYIVINHVEPDHSSGLKDVLRVFPNVKIVGNSKTLGMLRAFNIEFPDENFVTIKEGDILDLGKHKLTFAMIPMVHWPESMVTYDITEKILFSNDAFGGFGALDGGIFDDEVNFDFYIDEMRRYYANIVGKYGAQVTSAIKKLAGFEIKLICPSHGLIWRKDIAKVISLYSTWAQLLPEEEGVVIVYGSMYGNTAKMAEIIGRELNAQGIKEVKIYDASKTDHSFIVAEIWKYKGLVIGSCAHNNSVYPKVQPLLHKLENYGLKNRYLGIFGTMMWSGGGVRGIEAFASGLKGIEVVAESVEVKGTPKTEDLERLENIARKIAAKLIDERN